The following proteins are co-located in the Candidatus Planktophila lacus genome:
- a CDS encoding adenylate kinase encodes MRLILVGPPGAGKGTQAQFLSAHYSIPHISTGDIFRANLKAGTELGNQAKAFMDRGELVPDSVTNDMVKDRLTHDDVANGFLLDGYPRNVAQAEVLRAFLAEAKTPLQAALELAIASDEIIKRLSSRRTCRGCGASNEAGATNCASCNGNDLYQREDDKEEVIARRLEVYEEQTAPIISFYRSEGLLITIPAVGTVAEITEHAITALGRL; translated from the coding sequence ATGCGTTTAATCCTGGTTGGACCACCAGGTGCTGGTAAAGGAACACAAGCTCAATTCCTATCTGCGCACTATTCAATTCCGCATATTTCAACTGGCGATATCTTCCGCGCTAATTTGAAGGCCGGAACAGAACTCGGAAACCAAGCGAAAGCATTTATGGATCGCGGCGAACTAGTTCCCGATTCAGTCACCAACGATATGGTCAAAGATCGTCTAACCCATGACGATGTTGCCAATGGTTTTCTTCTAGATGGCTATCCACGCAACGTGGCACAGGCTGAAGTTCTTCGTGCATTTCTTGCAGAGGCCAAGACTCCGTTGCAAGCAGCTTTAGAACTTGCTATCGCATCTGATGAAATCATTAAGCGTTTATCTTCTCGTCGTACCTGTCGTGGATGCGGTGCATCCAATGAAGCGGGAGCTACAAACTGTGCTTCTTGCAATGGCAACGATCTTTATCAGCGTGAAGACGATAAAGAAGAAGTTATCGCACGCCGCCTTGAGGTCTATGAAGAGCAGACCGCGCCAATCATCTCTTTCTACCGCTCTGAAGGTTTATTGATCACTATCCCAGCAGTAGGAACCGTTGCTGAAATCACCGAGCATGCGATTACTGCGCTCGGTCGCCTCTAG
- the secY gene encoding preprotein translocase subunit SecY, with protein MLSAFGMAFKTPDLRKKIFFTLSIMALFRFGSVVPTPGVSYTAVQTCLNQVQTGGLFGLINLFSGGALIQLSVFALGIMPYITSSIIIQLLTVVIPRFETLKKEGQSGTAKLTQYTRYLTIGLAVLQSTGLVAVARTPGRLISGCNEAIIPDTSWQRIATMIIVMTAGTSVIMWLGELITDRGIGNGMSILIFTSIAASFPGQLWSIRVQKGLFAFIVVLAVGIAVVAAVVFVEQAQRRIPVQYAKRMVGRQAYGGTSTYIPIKVNQAGVIPVIFASSLLYIPSLIVNFTNSQAAWAVWVSRNLVNGDNVFYVTAYSALIIFFTYFYVAITFNPDEVADNMKKYGGFIPGIRAGRPTSEYLQYVLSRITAPGALYLALVAIIPIGALIVFGATQNFPFGGTAILIVVGVGLDTAKQIESQLQQRSYEGFLR; from the coding sequence ATGCTTTCAGCATTTGGAATGGCTTTTAAGACACCAGATCTGCGCAAGAAGATCTTCTTCACTCTTTCAATCATGGCTCTGTTCCGCTTCGGTTCAGTCGTCCCAACTCCTGGCGTTTCATACACAGCAGTTCAGACATGTCTTAACCAAGTTCAAACAGGTGGTCTCTTCGGTCTGATCAACTTGTTCTCAGGTGGAGCGCTAATTCAGCTCTCTGTCTTTGCACTTGGCATCATGCCTTACATCACCAGCTCGATCATTATTCAACTTCTTACAGTTGTAATTCCACGCTTTGAAACTCTTAAGAAAGAGGGACAATCTGGAACTGCGAAGTTAACTCAATACACCCGTTATCTAACAATCGGTTTAGCAGTACTTCAATCAACAGGTTTGGTTGCAGTTGCTCGTACACCTGGTCGTTTGATCTCAGGCTGTAATGAAGCGATCATTCCTGATACTTCATGGCAGCGCATAGCAACGATGATCATCGTTATGACAGCCGGTACATCTGTAATCATGTGGCTCGGTGAGCTAATCACTGATCGCGGTATTGGTAACGGTATGTCTATCTTGATCTTCACATCTATCGCAGCAAGCTTCCCTGGACAACTCTGGAGCATCCGCGTTCAAAAGGGCCTCTTCGCATTTATCGTTGTTTTAGCGGTCGGTATTGCAGTTGTTGCAGCGGTTGTATTCGTTGAACAAGCACAGCGCCGAATCCCTGTGCAGTACGCAAAGCGCATGGTTGGACGTCAGGCTTACGGCGGAACAAGTACTTATATTCCAATCAAGGTAAACCAGGCTGGCGTTATCCCGGTTATCTTCGCTTCATCACTTCTCTACATCCCATCTTTGATCGTTAACTTCACCAATAGCCAAGCGGCTTGGGCGGTATGGGTTTCTCGTAACCTCGTAAATGGCGATAACGTCTTTTATGTAACTGCTTATTCAGCTTTGATTATCTTCTTCACCTACTTCTATGTAGCGATTACCTTTAATCCAGATGAAGTTGCAGACAATATGAAGAAGTACGGCGGATTTATTCCAGGCATCCGTGCCGGTCGCCCAACTTCTGAATACCTGCAATACGTTCTCTCACGCATTACAGCGCCAGGTGCGCTATACCTCGCGCTCGTTGCGATTATTCCAATCGGTGCGTTGATCGTATTCGGTGCAACTCAGAACTTCCCATTCGGTGGAACTGCGATCCTGATCGTTGTCGGTGTTGGTCTTGATACTGCAAAGCAGATCGAAAGCCAGTTGCAACAGCGTTCATATGAGGGGTTCTTGCGCTAA
- the rplO gene encoding 50S ribosomal protein L15: MTLKLHHLRPAPGAKKAKTRKGRGEASKGKTAGRGGKGTHARNTVRPGFEGGQLPLVMRLPKLRGFKNPARIEYQAVNVATINDLFPKGGDVTVADLIAKGAVRDSLPVKVLGNGDIAVKVSVTAHAFSASAVEKIAAAGGSTKVL, encoded by the coding sequence ATGACGCTAAAACTTCATCACCTTCGTCCAGCCCCAGGTGCAAAGAAAGCTAAGACCCGTAAAGGTCGCGGTGAAGCATCAAAGGGTAAGACCGCCGGTCGCGGTGGCAAGGGAACACATGCACGTAACACTGTTCGCCCAGGTTTTGAGGGTGGCCAGCTTCCGTTGGTTATGCGTTTGCCTAAGCTTCGCGGCTTTAAGAACCCAGCACGTATTGAGTACCAAGCAGTTAACGTTGCAACAATTAACGATCTCTTCCCTAAGGGTGGAGATGTAACAGTTGCAGATCTAATTGCTAAGGGCGCAGTACGCGATAGCTTGCCTGTAAAGGTTCTTGGCAATGGCGATATCGCCGTCAAGGTATCTGTAACAGCACATGCATTCTCAGCATCAGCAGTCGAAAAGATCGCTGCCGCTGGTGGTTCAACCAAAGTTCTATAA
- the rpmD gene encoding 50S ribosomal protein L30 produces MPRLKVTQIKSKVGNKPEIRETLRSLGLKRINDVVVKEDRPEIRGMVYAARHLIKVEEVE; encoded by the coding sequence ATGCCACGTTTAAAAGTAACTCAAATTAAATCTAAGGTCGGTAACAAACCTGAGATTCGCGAGACCTTGCGTTCACTTGGTCTAAAGCGCATCAACGATGTTGTCGTCAAAGAAGATCGTCCAGAAATTCGTGGCATGGTGTACGCAGCACGCCACTTGATCAAGGTTGAGGAGGTCGAATAA
- the rpsE gene encoding 30S ribosomal protein S5 produces MAENPTTATAPDNKGADKVSEKGRGRGNGERRERRDDREKDKSPYMERVVFINRVSKVVKGGRRFSFTALVVVGDGNGTVGIGYGKSKEVPQAIAKAVEEAKKSFFVVPRIQGTVPHPVQGETAAGVVLLRPASPGTGVIAGGPIRAVLECAGISDVLTKSLGSNNAINMVHATVAALKMLESPAAIAARRGRPLEDVAPAAIIRASQMTVGA; encoded by the coding sequence ATGGCTGAAAATCCAACAACCGCAACTGCACCAGACAACAAGGGCGCTGACAAGGTTTCTGAAAAAGGCCGTGGCCGCGGAAATGGCGAACGCCGTGAACGTCGCGACGATCGTGAGAAGGACAAGTCTCCATACATGGAGCGCGTTGTCTTTATCAACCGTGTATCTAAAGTTGTTAAGGGTGGACGTCGTTTCTCATTCACCGCACTAGTAGTTGTCGGCGACGGCAATGGCACAGTCGGTATTGGTTACGGAAAGTCTAAGGAAGTTCCACAAGCGATCGCTAAGGCTGTTGAAGAAGCAAAGAAGTCATTCTTCGTAGTCCCACGCATCCAAGGAACTGTTCCTCACCCAGTACAAGGAGAAACAGCAGCTGGCGTAGTTCTTCTTCGCCCAGCAAGCCCAGGTACCGGAGTTATCGCCGGTGGCCCAATTCGTGCAGTACTCGAATGTGCTGGCATCTCAGATGTATTGACCAAGTCACTCGGCTCGAACAATGCAATCAACATGGTCCACGCCACTGTTGCAGCGTTGAAGATGCTTGAGTCACCAGCAGCAATCGCTGCTCGTCGCGGTCGTCCACTTGAAGATGTTGCACCTGCAGCAATTATCCGCGCTTCACAGATGACAGTTGGTGCCTAA
- the rplR gene encoding 50S ribosomal protein L18 produces MAIGVKVRKGSATNARARRHFRVRKKVSGTPARPRLVVSRSARHLFVQIIDDTQGKTLAYASTMEEAFRKSTGDKTAKSREIGALIAKRGKDAGISTVVFDRAGNKYTGRIAALADSARENGLEF; encoded by the coding sequence ATGGCAATCGGTGTAAAAGTCCGCAAGGGGTCAGCTACTAATGCTCGCGCCCGTCGTCACTTCCGCGTCCGCAAGAAGGTCTCTGGCACTCCTGCGCGTCCACGTCTAGTCGTTTCTCGCTCTGCGCGTCACCTCTTCGTACAGATCATTGATGACACACAAGGTAAGACTTTGGCTTACGCATCAACAATGGAAGAAGCCTTCCGCAAGTCAACTGGCGATAAGACTGCAAAGTCTCGCGAGATTGGCGCGTTGATCGCAAAGCGTGGAAAGGATGCCGGTATCTCTACCGTTGTATTCGACCGCGCAGGAAATAAGTACACAGGTCGTATCGCAGCACTTGCTGATAGTGCACGAGAGAACGGATTGGAGTTCTAA
- the rplF gene encoding 50S ribosomal protein L6, with protein sequence MSRIGRMPIAVPAGVEVTIAGQNVSVKGPKGSLSLNVAEPIQVSQADGVITVARPNEERVTRSLHGLSRTLVSNMVTGVTTGYTLTIDIVGVGYRVAEKGKDLEFLLGYSHPVPFLAPEGISYKVESPTKLHITGIDKQLVGEVAAKIKKLRKADPYKGKGLRLAGEVVRRKQGKTGKK encoded by the coding sequence ATGTCACGTATCGGTCGTATGCCAATCGCTGTTCCTGCTGGCGTTGAAGTAACAATCGCAGGTCAGAACGTTTCAGTTAAGGGACCAAAGGGTTCACTTTCACTAAACGTCGCTGAACCAATTCAAGTTTCACAAGCAGATGGTGTTATCACCGTTGCTCGTCCAAATGAAGAGCGCGTTACACGTTCACTTCATGGCCTATCACGCACATTGGTATCAAATATGGTCACCGGCGTAACAACTGGTTACACGCTAACTATCGACATCGTCGGTGTTGGTTACCGCGTTGCTGAGAAGGGTAAGGATCTCGAATTCTTGCTCGGATATAGCCACCCAGTTCCATTCCTAGCTCCAGAAGGAATTTCTTACAAGGTTGAATCTCCAACCAAGTTGCACATCACCGGAATTGATAAGCAACTCGTTGGTGAAGTAGCAGCCAAGATTAAGAAACTGCGTAAAGCAGATCCTTATAAGGGCAAGGGCCTACGTTTGGCAGGCGAAGTTGTTCGCCGTAAGCAAGGAAAGACAGGTAAGAAGTAA
- the rpsH gene encoding 30S ribosomal protein S8, with the protein MTMTDPIADMLTRLRNANSAYHDSVSMPSSSVKARIAEILQKEGFIAGYRVESATNGVGKDLVLDLKFGANRERSIAGLRRVSKPGLRVYAKSTALPKVLGGLGVAIISTSSGLLTDKQANKQGVGGEVLAYVW; encoded by the coding sequence ATGACAATGACAGATCCGATCGCAGACATGTTGACACGTCTGCGCAACGCGAACTCTGCTTACCATGATTCGGTTTCAATGCCGTCTTCATCGGTTAAAGCACGCATTGCAGAGATCCTTCAAAAGGAGGGTTTCATCGCAGGCTATCGCGTTGAATCAGCAACAAACGGTGTTGGCAAGGACCTAGTTCTTGACCTCAAGTTCGGTGCAAACCGCGAGCGTTCAATCGCCGGTCTTCGCCGCGTAAGCAAGCCAGGACTTCGCGTTTACGCAAAGTCAACAGCTCTACCAAAAGTACTTGGTGGACTCGGCGTTGCAATCATATCAACTTCATCTGGATTGCTTACTGATAAGCAAGCCAACAAACAGGGTGTAGGCGGAGAAGTTCTCGCCTACGTATGGTGA
- a CDS encoding type Z 30S ribosomal protein S14, with amino-acid sequence MAKTSLKVKAARKPKFKVRGYTRCQRCGRPHSVYQKFGICRVCFREMAHRGELPGITKASW; translated from the coding sequence ATGGCAAAGACATCACTCAAGGTTAAAGCTGCTCGCAAGCCTAAGTTCAAGGTTCGTGGCTATACACGTTGTCAGCGTTGCGGTCGTCCGCACTCTGTCTATCAAAAGTTTGGAATTTGCCGCGTCTGTTTCCGTGAAATGGCGCATCGTGGTGAACTTCCAGGTATTACAAAGGCTTCTTGGTAA
- the rplE gene encoding 50S ribosomal protein L5: MSTTTDVRLKARYRSEIAGALTTQFGYKNPMQVPTLVKIVVNMGVGEAARDSKLIEGAVRDLAIITGQKPQVTKSRKSIAQFKLREGMPIGAHVTMRGDRMWEFADRLLSISLPRIRDFRGLSPKQFDGKGNYTFGLTEQVVFPEIEQDKVDRPRGMDITVVTTAKNDEEGRALLKLLGFPFREA; this comes from the coding sequence CTGGCGCACTTACGACTCAATTTGGATATAAGAATCCAATGCAGGTTCCAACGCTCGTAAAGATCGTTGTAAATATGGGTGTTGGCGAAGCTGCTCGTGATTCTAAGCTAATCGAAGGCGCAGTCCGCGATCTAGCAATCATCACAGGCCAGAAGCCACAAGTAACCAAGTCACGCAAATCAATCGCGCAGTTCAAGTTGCGTGAAGGTATGCCAATTGGTGCACACGTAACAATGCGTGGAGATCGTATGTGGGAGTTCGCAGATCGCTTACTCTCAATTTCTCTTCCACGTATCCGCGATTTCCGTGGACTTTCACCTAAGCAATTCGATGGCAAGGGCAACTACACATTCGGTCTAACCGAGCAGGTTGTATTCCCAGAAATCGAACAAGATAAGGTCGATCGCCCACGCGGTATGGATATCACTGTTGTAACCACAGCGAAGAACGACGAAGAAGGCCGCGCACTCTTGAAGTTGCTCGGTTTTCCTTTCCGGGAGGCATAA